A single genomic interval of Gossypium raimondii isolate GPD5lz chromosome 11, ASM2569854v1, whole genome shotgun sequence harbors:
- the LOC105802813 gene encoding uncharacterized protein LOC105802813: protein MAAAEARAAWQRTANRCFVQEDAKRAPKLACCQSSSSTKQADSNPSGVADKHNHPAIGFMPLNRNPSYSNLPPDTRWWLQLQPNYGPQMGLTNEQLNALEDEVESLKAEINSSKVSSDLQQDAHDSSITDRKKNNSYSLDSKETMESFEFLEMESVECCASMKTNDFCSEPESPWSGGGKAEPWWRTTDKDELTSLVAQKSLDFIENCDLPPPQKVHVRGYSHVCSGSFDSGEVSSLAWKSETVAIRSPMVNHAQMSPDSVRKHGRQMSSVGEGKMQCASNSLSSTSTTEKDMLEQVTESDPTKAQLLEALCHSQTRAREAEKAAQKAYEEKEHVIKLLFKQASQLFAYKQWFQMLQLEPVYHQIKNNEQPVVFPWTPYKNQKFRKSWLKTGKERRGKRGQLRPDITKYAVALALGLSLVGAGLLLGWTVGWMLPF, encoded by the exons ATGGCAGCAGCGGAGGCAAGGGCAGCCTGGCAAAGAACAGCTAATCGTTGCTTTGTCCAAGAAGATGCCAAAAGAGCTCCCAAGTTAGCTTGCTGCCAATCATCATCTTCCACTAAACAAGCCGATTCCAACCCCAGTGGCGTGGCAGATAAACATAATCACCCTGCAATAGGTTTCATGCCTCTCAACAGGAACCCTTCTTATTCCAATCTACCCCCTGATACGAGGTGGTGGCTTCAGCTGCAACCTAACTATGGTCCCCAAATGGGTTTAACAAATGAGCAGCTGAATGCCTTGGAGGATGAAGTGGAAAGCTTGAAAGCTGAAATAAACTCCTCCAAAGTAAGTAGTGATCTTCAGCAGGATGCACATGATAGTTCCATTACTGATAGAAAAAAGAACAATAGCTATTCTCTTGATTCAAAGGAAACAATGGAAAGCTTTGAATTTTTGGAGATGGAATCTGTTGAATGCTGTGCTTCCATGAAAACCAATGACTTCTGTTCTGAACCAGAGTCTCCCTGGTCCGGGGGTGGGAAGGCTGAGCCATGGTGGCGCACGACAGATAAGGACGAGCTGACCTCCTTGGTTGCACAAAAGTCACTAGATTTTATTGAGAATTGTGATCTTCCCCCACCTCAGAAGGTGCATGTGAGGGGGTACTCGCACGTGTGTTCTGGTTCTTTTGACAGTGGTGAAGTATCATCTTTGGCTTGGAAGTCCGAGACAGTTGCAATTCGCAGTCCAATGGTTAATCATGCACAGATGTCTCCTGATTCCGTAAGAAAACATGGAAGACAGATGTCTTCAGTTGGAGAAGGGAAGATGCAATGTGCTTCCAATTCATTGTCCag TACAAGTACAACGGAAAAGGATATGTTAGAGCAAGTTACAGAGTCTGATCCTACCAAGGCTCAGCTACTAGAAGCACTGTGTCACTCGCAAACACGTGCAAGGGAAGCTGAGAAAGCAGCACAGAAAGCCTATGAAGAGAAGGAGCATGTCATCAAGCTTCTCTTCAAACAAGCCTCGCAACTCTTTGCCTATAAACAATGGTTCCAAATGCTGCAGCTAGAACCCGTTTACCACCAGATCAAGAATAACGAGCAGCCTGTAGTCTTTCCATGGACGCCCTACAAAAACCAGAAATTTCGGAAGAGCTGGCTAAAGACTGGAAAAGAGAGACGAGGGAAGCGAGGCCAACTTAGACCTGACATAACCAAGTATGCTGTTGCTTTAGCCCTGGGGCTCAGTCTCGTTGGCGCTGGTTTGCTGTTGGGATGGACAGTGGGGTGGATGCTACCTTTCTAG
- the LOC105802812 gene encoding uncharacterized protein LOC105802812 has protein sequence MAVMQKLKIFVVQEPVVAASCLIAGFGLFLPAVVRPILDSLESSKQVPQPALRDVVAGVTGKKQG, from the exons ATGGCGGTGATGCAGAAGCTGAAAATATTCGTGGTGCAAGAGCCAGTTGTTGCAGCTTCTTGCCTCATCGCTGGTTTTG GTCTCTTTCTACCAGCTGTTGTAAGGCCCATTCTAGATTCCTTAGAATCATCGAAGCAAGTCCCTCAGCCTGCTTTAAGAGAT GTGGTTGCTGGTGTGACTGGTAAAAAGCAGGGCTGA
- the LOC105802810 gene encoding uncharacterized protein At4g00950: MQSPQRSGMLTPPLHASASVPFRWEEEPGKPKPSTALTSFTTPNDSAPKCLELPPRLLLDAKIAKLSSPTTVLEGPYTGRPRFQSSSFRMGSECYGSFRASPETLQLGSMVLGKRGYKEKGFLGFWRGRSLKARPRREVSGNSCVRDSECSRDGDRDRDSSGTTSVNITTIRRIGSFPSLSSSKSHFWESIYEGLMQVVPWTKKGKKDG, encoded by the exons ATGCAGTCGCCGCAAAGATCGGGGATGTTAACCCCACCACTACACGCCTCGGCCTCGGTCCCATTTCGCTGGGAAGAGGAACCAGGGAAGCCCAAACCATCTACCGCACTCACCAGTTTTACTACCCCAAATGACTCTGCTCCAAAGTGTCTGGAACTCCCTCCTAGGTTGCTACTAGATGCCAAGATTGCCAAACTGTCCTCACCCACCACAGTCTTGGAAGGTCCCTACACGGGCAGGCCTAGGTTTCAGTCTTCTTCTTTCAGAATGGGAAGTGAGTGTTATGGATCATTTCGTGCTAGTCCTGAGACGCTGCAGCTTGGGTCTATGGTTCTTGGCAAGAGAGGGTACAAAGAGAAAGGGTTTCTTGGTTTTTGGAGGGGAAGGTCCTTGAAGGCTAGACCTAGAAGAGAAGTTAGCGGGAACAGTTGCGTTAGGGATAGTGAATGCAGCAGAGACGGAGACAGAGACAGAGACAGCAGTGGCACCACCAGTGTTAATATCACAACAATTAGAAGGATTGGTAGCTTTCCCAGTCTCTCCAGTTCCAAGTCCCACTTCTGG GAAAGTATCTATGAAGGCTTAATGCAAGTGGTCCCATGGACTAAAAAGGGTAAAAAGGATGGCTGA